In a single window of the Branchiostoma floridae strain S238N-H82 chromosome 2, Bfl_VNyyK, whole genome shotgun sequence genome:
- the LOC118410635 gene encoding galactosylceramide sulfotransferase-like isoform X1 — MVTHMASSRMTTAFWGCTFLGFLVFVGIGFISTNMYEDSMPSSNWAPPHKMPNRKFSGTRGEEICDVKQNFVFVKVHKAGGTTATCIFQRFGYEHNLTFVLPMNINSDIGWPNIFKREDFIPSADGTFNLLVDHTVYHRKLLDHIMPPDTVYIAILRHPLAQLRSVFNWYGLAKRFPELKGVRVDPVASFLKDPEKYQIPLVARSKAPHTLSKNFMAYDLGFPPGLFDDRSSVDEFVQKIAREIDLVLILEHFSESLVLLRRMMCWKLKDILYNVSPKNLRKYTKPTTENASLVEAHRRWSNVDYFLYDHFNATLWQKIQDEDNDFHQEVRHFENVLQSMTTYCTKAILEFEVQKRLVTRRARAAIKKVPNVTLVTTWEVNNAAGRQTIPRTAWHDQFDIDPHLCLKLRMEWQDWEYVLKKKHKLMVKNGSDTVRSAIQFNHLKILDQTLLSNVFNMTYEQDVQ, encoded by the exons ATGGTGACTCACATGGCGAGCTCGAGAATGACTACGGCGTTTTGGGGCTGCACTTTTTTGGGTTTCCTCGTCTTCGTTGGGATCGgcttcatttccacaaacatgtATGAGGACAGCATGCCGAGTTCAAACTGGGCGCCACCTCACAAGATGCCCAACAG GAAATTTTCCGGCACACGTGGTGAAGAAATCTGTGACGTCAAGCAAAACTTCGTGTTCGTGAAGGTACACAAAGCAGGAGGAACAACAGCAACCTGCATCTTCCAACGCTTCGGCTACGAACACAACCTGACCTTCGTTCTTCCAATGAATATCAATAGTGACATCGGCTGGCCCAACATCTTCAAACGAGAAGACTTCATTCCGTCGGCGGACGGCACATTTAACCTTCTAGTTGATCACACTGTCTATCATAGGAAGTTGTTAGATCATATCATGCCTCCCGATACTGTCTACATTGCTATACTTAGACATCCACTAGCTCAACTCAGATCTGTTTTCAACTGGTATGGCCTTGCCAAAAGGTTCCCTGAATTGAAAGGAGTTCGAGTAGACCCTGTTGCTTCGTTCCTGAAAGATCccgaaaaataccaaattccTCTCGTTGCCCGGTCAAAAGCACCTCACACCCTTTCCAAGAACTTCATGGCGTACGATCTTGGATTCCCTCCAGGACTTTTTGATGACCGATCCTCTGTCGATGAGTTTGTTCAAAAGATAGCTAGAGAAATTGATTTGGTTCTTATTTTAGAGCACTTCAGCGAATCGCTTGTATTGTTGAGGCGGATGATGTGCTGGAAGTTGAAAGACATTCTGTATAACGTTAGTCCCAAAAATCTACGGAAATATACAAAACCTACAACAGAAAATGCAAGTTTAGTTGAGGCTCATCGTCGCTGGAGCAATGTGGATTATTTTTTGTATGATCATTTCAATGCGACGCTTTGGCAGAAAATTCAAGACGAGGACAACGATTTTCACCAAGAGgtgcgccattttgaaaacgtACTGCAGTCAATGACCACATACTGTACCAAGGCAATCCTGGAATTCGAAGTTCAGAAGAGACTGGTCACTCGTAGAGCTAGGGCAGCAATCAAGAAGGTAccaaatgtaacgctagttacTACGTGGGAAGTTAACAATGCAGCGGGAAGGCAGACAATTCCGAGAACAGCTTGGCACGATCAGTTTGATATAGATCCGCACTTGTGCCTAAAGCTGAGAATGGAATGGCAGGACTGGGAATAcgttttgaaaaagaaacacaagCTGATGGTGAAAAACGGTTCAGATACAGTCAGAAGCGCTATACAATTCAACCATCTGAAAATTCTGGATCAAACACTACTTTCTAATGTCTTCAACATGACGTACGAACAGGACGTGCAATGA
- the LOC118410635 gene encoding galactosylceramide sulfotransferase-like isoform X2, protein MPNRKFSGTRGEEICDVKQNFVFVKVHKAGGTTATCIFQRFGYEHNLTFVLPMNINSDIGWPNIFKREDFIPSADGTFNLLVDHTVYHRKLLDHIMPPDTVYIAILRHPLAQLRSVFNWYGLAKRFPELKGVRVDPVASFLKDPEKYQIPLVARSKAPHTLSKNFMAYDLGFPPGLFDDRSSVDEFVQKIAREIDLVLILEHFSESLVLLRRMMCWKLKDILYNVSPKNLRKYTKPTTENASLVEAHRRWSNVDYFLYDHFNATLWQKIQDEDNDFHQEVRHFENVLQSMTTYCTKAILEFEVQKRLVTRRARAAIKKVPNVTLVTTWEVNNAAGRQTIPRTAWHDQFDIDPHLCLKLRMEWQDWEYVLKKKHKLMVKNGSDTVRSAIQFNHLKILDQTLLSNVFNMTYEQDVQ, encoded by the exons ATGCCCAACAG GAAATTTTCCGGCACACGTGGTGAAGAAATCTGTGACGTCAAGCAAAACTTCGTGTTCGTGAAGGTACACAAAGCAGGAGGAACAACAGCAACCTGCATCTTCCAACGCTTCGGCTACGAACACAACCTGACCTTCGTTCTTCCAATGAATATCAATAGTGACATCGGCTGGCCCAACATCTTCAAACGAGAAGACTTCATTCCGTCGGCGGACGGCACATTTAACCTTCTAGTTGATCACACTGTCTATCATAGGAAGTTGTTAGATCATATCATGCCTCCCGATACTGTCTACATTGCTATACTTAGACATCCACTAGCTCAACTCAGATCTGTTTTCAACTGGTATGGCCTTGCCAAAAGGTTCCCTGAATTGAAAGGAGTTCGAGTAGACCCTGTTGCTTCGTTCCTGAAAGATCccgaaaaataccaaattccTCTCGTTGCCCGGTCAAAAGCACCTCACACCCTTTCCAAGAACTTCATGGCGTACGATCTTGGATTCCCTCCAGGACTTTTTGATGACCGATCCTCTGTCGATGAGTTTGTTCAAAAGATAGCTAGAGAAATTGATTTGGTTCTTATTTTAGAGCACTTCAGCGAATCGCTTGTATTGTTGAGGCGGATGATGTGCTGGAAGTTGAAAGACATTCTGTATAACGTTAGTCCCAAAAATCTACGGAAATATACAAAACCTACAACAGAAAATGCAAGTTTAGTTGAGGCTCATCGTCGCTGGAGCAATGTGGATTATTTTTTGTATGATCATTTCAATGCGACGCTTTGGCAGAAAATTCAAGACGAGGACAACGATTTTCACCAAGAGgtgcgccattttgaaaacgtACTGCAGTCAATGACCACATACTGTACCAAGGCAATCCTGGAATTCGAAGTTCAGAAGAGACTGGTCACTCGTAGAGCTAGGGCAGCAATCAAGAAGGTAccaaatgtaacgctagttacTACGTGGGAAGTTAACAATGCAGCGGGAAGGCAGACAATTCCGAGAACAGCTTGGCACGATCAGTTTGATATAGATCCGCACTTGTGCCTAAAGCTGAGAATGGAATGGCAGGACTGGGAATAcgttttgaaaaagaaacacaagCTGATGGTGAAAAACGGTTCAGATACAGTCAGAAGCGCTATACAATTCAACCATCTGAAAATTCTGGATCAAACACTACTTTCTAATGTCTTCAACATGACGTACGAACAGGACGTGCAATGA